In one Cupriavidus taiwanensis genomic region, the following are encoded:
- a CDS encoding FadR/GntR family transcriptional regulator, with protein sequence MRTRTVTLTEQVTRQLRAEIESGTYPVGSRLPTGRQLAEQYGVSAAVIREVTEHLRSQGLVESRQGVGCTVRSRTGAAGFQLPRDPELAAGDLADLYDLRIDLEGAAAALAAVRRTDDDVAALTALLQRLQARLYDPQPAADLDAAFHIGIAAATHNPYYRQLLQYLNLQLHQAVATARANTLRQPGLAETVHAEHEAIVAAIRRGDAGAARAAAVAHLQSAAHRLGLSLRTRADAATSANAASPASLS encoded by the coding sequence ATGCGTACCCGCACCGTCACCCTGACCGAACAGGTCACGCGCCAGCTGCGCGCCGAGATCGAAAGCGGCACCTACCCCGTTGGCAGCCGCCTGCCGACCGGCCGGCAGCTGGCCGAGCAATACGGCGTCAGCGCCGCCGTGATCCGTGAAGTCACCGAGCACCTGCGCTCGCAGGGCTTGGTCGAGTCGCGCCAGGGCGTTGGCTGCACGGTGCGCTCGCGCACCGGCGCAGCCGGCTTCCAGCTGCCGCGCGACCCCGAGCTCGCCGCCGGCGACCTGGCCGACCTGTACGACCTGCGCATCGACCTGGAAGGCGCCGCCGCGGCGCTGGCCGCGGTGCGCCGCACCGATGACGACGTGGCCGCGCTGACGGCGCTGCTGCAGCGCCTGCAGGCCCGGCTCTATGACCCGCAGCCGGCTGCCGATCTCGACGCGGCTTTCCATATCGGCATCGCCGCCGCCACGCACAACCCGTACTACCGCCAGCTGCTGCAGTACCTGAACCTGCAACTGCACCAGGCCGTCGCCACCGCGCGTGCCAATACGCTGCGCCAGCCAGGGCTGGCCGAGACCGTGCATGCCGAACACGAGGCCATCGTCGCGGCCATCCGCCGCGGCGATGCCGGCGCGGCGCGCGCGGCGGCGGTGGCGCACCTGCAAAGCGCCGCCCACCGCCTGGGGTTGTCGCTACGCACGCGCGCTGACGCAGCAACGTCGGCGAACGCCGCCAGCCCCGCATCCCTTTCCTGA
- a CDS encoding IclR family transcriptional regulator produces MSDADKSPGKTSIQVIERMMTLLDALAQHADPVSLKELSLATGLHPSTAHRILNDMVACRFVDRSDPGSYRLGMRLLELGNLVKARLSVRDAALAPMRALHRVTGQTVNLSVRQGDEIVYIERAYSERSGMQVVRAIGGRAPLHLTSVGKLFLAADESARVRNYATRTGLAGHTRTSITDLAKLERELNWVRTNGYARDNEELELGVRCIAAGIYDDSRRLVAGLSLSAPADRLQDSWLQNLKDTALQISRGMGYVTEAAA; encoded by the coding sequence ATGTCCGACGCAGACAAGTCACCCGGCAAGACGTCCATCCAGGTCATCGAGCGCATGATGACCCTGCTGGACGCCCTTGCGCAGCATGCCGATCCGGTCAGCCTGAAAGAGTTGTCGCTGGCCACCGGCCTGCATCCCTCCACCGCGCACCGCATCCTCAACGACATGGTCGCGTGCCGCTTTGTCGACCGCTCCGACCCCGGCAGCTACCGACTCGGCATGCGCCTGCTGGAGTTGGGCAACCTGGTCAAGGCGCGCCTGTCGGTGCGTGACGCGGCGCTGGCGCCAATGCGCGCGCTGCACCGGGTCACCGGCCAGACCGTCAACCTGTCGGTGCGCCAGGGCGACGAGATCGTCTATATCGAGCGCGCCTACAGCGAGCGCTCGGGCATGCAGGTGGTGCGCGCCATCGGCGGCCGCGCCCCGCTGCACCTGACCTCGGTGGGCAAGCTGTTCCTGGCCGCCGACGAATCGGCGCGCGTGCGCAATTACGCCACCCGCACCGGGCTGGCCGGCCACACGCGCACTTCGATCACCGACCTGGCCAAGCTGGAACGCGAACTCAACTGGGTCCGCACCAACGGCTATGCCCGCGACAACGAAGAGCTGGAACTGGGGGTGCGCTGCATCGCCGCCGGCATCTACGACGACTCGCGCCGGCTGGTGGCAGGCCTGTCGCTGTCGGCGCCGGCCGACCGGCTGCAGGACAGCTGGCTGCAGAACCTGAAGGACACCGCCCTGCAGATCTCGCGCGGCATGGGCTATGTGACCGAAGCCGCGGCCTGA